One part of the Treponema peruense genome encodes these proteins:
- the pstB gene encoding phosphate ABC transporter ATP-binding protein PstB: MSESQNPEAQKTKILTENLNLFYGNFQALYDINLDIPEHEVTAFIGPSGCGKSTLLRTYNRMNDLVDGCKIDGTIKINDQDIYGNIDVNLLRKRVGMVFQKPNPFPMSIYDNIAYGPRTHGIRNRSDLDDIVQRALTGAAIWDEVKDRLHKNALGLSGGQQQRLCIARALAVEPEVLLMDEPTSALDPISTSRIEDLITELKNDYTIVIVTHNMQQATRVSDRTAFFLLGKVIEYGKTEQIFSNPHNKKTEDYITGRFG, translated from the coding sequence ATGAGCGAATCACAGAACCCGGAAGCACAGAAAACAAAGATACTGACAGAAAATCTGAACCTTTTTTACGGAAACTTTCAGGCTTTGTATGACATTAATCTTGATATACCTGAGCATGAGGTTACTGCGTTCATAGGACCTTCTGGTTGCGGAAAGTCAACTCTTCTCAGAACATACAACAGAATGAATGATCTTGTTGACGGATGCAAAATTGACGGAACAATAAAAATTAACGATCAGGATATTTACGGAAACATTGATGTCAACCTTCTCAGAAAAAGAGTTGGTATGGTTTTCCAGAAACCGAATCCTTTTCCGATGAGCATTTATGACAATATTGCTTACGGTCCTCGAACCCACGGAATTAGAAACAGATCTGATCTTGATGATATTGTTCAGCGTGCACTTACCGGCGCTGCAATCTGGGATGAAGTAAAAGACCGTCTTCACAAAAATGCGCTGGGACTTTCCGGCGGACAGCAGCAGAGACTTTGCATTGCACGTGCCCTTGCCGTTGAACCTGAAGTTCTTCTTATGGACGAACCTACATCTGCCCTTGACCCGATAAGCACAAGCCGCATTGAAGATCTTATTACCGAACTCAAAAATGATTATACAATCGTAATCGTTACCCATAACATGCAGCAGGCTACACGCGTCAGTGACAGAACAGCTTTCTTCCTTTTGGGAAAAGTTATTGAGTACGGAAAGACAGAACAGATTTTCAGCAATCCCCATAACAAAAAGACTGAGGATTATATAACAGGAAGATTCGGTTGA
- the pstC gene encoding phosphate ABC transporter permease subunit PstC has protein sequence MSARTKILTGGKPTEKIMHCVFLLSALVSIAALILICVFMFANGIPAIAKIGLDKFLLGLRWKPSIDLYGIFPMIVGSIVVTLGAIILGVPLGVFTAVFLARFCPSKIYSPIESGIKLLAGIPSVVFGFFGLTVIVPAIRNVFGGSGTSILAASIVLAIMILPTIVQTTETSIRAVPGGYFEGSLALGACKERSVFCAELPAAKNGIVSGIILGIGRAIGETMAVIMVAGNQAILPQSLVKGVRTLTANIVLEMGYAADLHRDALIATAVVLFVFILIINIIFTVVKNKSDKA, from the coding sequence ATGAGCGCAAGAACGAAAATATTGACAGGCGGAAAACCTACAGAAAAAATAATGCATTGTGTTTTTCTTTTGTCTGCCCTTGTTTCCATTGCGGCGCTGATTCTTATCTGCGTGTTTATGTTCGCCAACGGAATTCCGGCGATTGCAAAAATAGGACTGGACAAGTTCTTATTGGGATTAAGATGGAAGCCGTCAATTGATTTGTACGGAATTTTTCCGATGATTGTAGGAAGCATTGTAGTAACACTTGGTGCCATTATTCTTGGTGTTCCGCTTGGAGTTTTTACTGCTGTTTTTTTGGCACGCTTTTGTCCTTCAAAAATTTATTCACCTATTGAAAGCGGAATAAAATTACTTGCGGGCATTCCTTCCGTAGTATTCGGTTTCTTTGGACTTACAGTTATTGTTCCTGCCATCAGAAATGTTTTTGGCGGAAGCGGAACCAGTATTCTTGCAGCAAGCATTGTTCTTGCAATAATGATTCTGCCGACAATTGTTCAGACAACGGAAACTTCAATCCGTGCTGTTCCCGGCGGATACTTCGAGGGTTCACTTGCCCTTGGTGCATGCAAGGAACGCAGCGTTTTCTGTGCAGAACTTCCAGCTGCAAAAAACGGAATTGTTTCAGGAATTATTCTTGGAATAGGAAGGGCAATCGGTGAAACTATGGCTGTTATCATGGTTGCTGGTAACCAGGCTATTCTGCCGCAGAGTCTTGTAAAAGGTGTTCGTACACTTACTGCAAATATTGTTTTGGAAATGGGATACGCTGCAGATCTTCACAGAGATGCACTTATTGCTACGGCTGTTGTTCTGTTCGTATTCATTTTGATTATCAATATTATTTTCACTGTAGTGAAAAACAAATCGGATAAAGCATGA
- a CDS encoding substrate-binding domain-containing protein, with protein sequence MKKGLLLTAGIAAIAFGTLGLASCTAKSGAVDLSKKTITVISREEGSGTRGAFIELFGIEKKNAEGKKVDYTIDSADITNSTEVMLTSVAGNNTAIGYISLGSLNNTVKALQIDGADATVVNIKSGAYKISRPFNIVTKDGLSENAQDFIRYILSSDGQSVVEKNGYISAVKNPAYIATGKTGKITVAGSSSVTPVMEKLAEAYKALNPGMDIEIQMSDSTTGVNSAISGVCDIGMASRGIKDSETAKGAKGTQIALDGIAVIVNKENTLNNAAKDSINGIYTGSITKWGDVK encoded by the coding sequence TATTGCATTTGGAACACTCGGACTTGCGTCATGCACTGCCAAGAGCGGAGCTGTTGATCTTTCAAAGAAAACAATTACGGTAATCAGCCGTGAAGAGGGCAGCGGAACCCGCGGAGCCTTTATCGAACTTTTCGGAATTGAAAAGAAGAATGCCGAAGGAAAGAAAGTTGATTATACAATCGACAGTGCAGATATCACAAACTCAACAGAAGTTATGCTTACATCTGTAGCCGGAAACAACACAGCTATCGGATACATTTCACTTGGTTCACTCAACAACACAGTAAAGGCTCTCCAGATTGACGGAGCAGATGCTACTGTTGTAAACATCAAGAGCGGTGCCTACAAGATTTCACGTCCTTTCAACATTGTTACAAAAGACGGACTTTCAGAGAATGCACAGGACTTTATCCGCTACATTCTTTCTTCTGACGGACAGAGCGTAGTAGAAAAGAACGGATACATTTCTGCAGTAAAGAATCCGGCTTACATTGCTACAGGAAAGACAGGAAAAATTACTGTAGCAGGTTCATCTTCAGTAACACCTGTTATGGAAAAACTTGCAGAAGCATACAAGGCTCTTAACCCCGGAATGGACATTGAAATTCAGATGTCTGACAGTACAACCGGTGTAAATAGCGCAATCAGCGGTGTTTGTGACATCGGAATGGCTAGCCGCGGAATCAAAGACAGCGAAACTGCAAAGGGTGCCAAGGGAACACAGATTGCCCTTGACGGAATCGCAGTTATCGTAAACAAAGAAAATACTCTTAACAACGCAGCAAAAGATTCTATCAACGGAATCTACACTGGTTCTATCACAAAGTGGGGCGATGTAAAATAA
- the pstA gene encoding phosphate ABC transporter permease PstA, with protein sequence MKNKSLVSEHSQTFQSRMLRFLVWLAVAICSVTIVGLVAYIMFKGIPHLSPKIFSFVYNSENVSLFPALINTLTIVALTLIIAVPVGIGAAIYLAEYSKKGSRVVKVIRITTETLAGIPSIVYALFGFLFFVTSLGWGYSLLAGSCTLAIMILPVIIRTTEESLLAVNDSFREASFGLGAGKLRTVFRVVLPSAVPGIAAGVVLGTGRVVGETAALIYTAGTVAKIPPNLMGSGRTLAVHLYALWCEGLNTGQSYATAVILLVIVLILNWLSGLLEKAVTKHLVA encoded by the coding sequence ATGAAAAATAAATCACTTGTTTCTGAACATTCACAGACATTCCAGTCACGTATGCTGCGCTTTTTGGTGTGGCTTGCAGTTGCAATATGTTCTGTTACTATAGTTGGACTTGTGGCATACATTATGTTCAAGGGTATTCCGCATCTGAGTCCAAAGATTTTCAGTTTTGTTTACAACAGCGAGAACGTTTCTTTGTTCCCTGCTTTAATCAATACTCTTACAATCGTTGCCCTTACACTTATCATTGCTGTTCCTGTCGGAATAGGAGCTGCAATTTACCTGGCTGAATATTCCAAAAAAGGCAGCCGTGTTGTTAAGGTTATCAGAATTACGACAGAGACACTTGCAGGAATTCCTTCAATCGTTTATGCATTGTTCGGATTTTTGTTCTTTGTAACATCGCTTGGCTGGGGTTATTCTCTTCTTGCCGGAAGTTGCACTCTTGCAATAATGATTCTTCCGGTAATTATCAGAACAACAGAAGAGTCCCTTCTTGCAGTAAATGATTCTTTCAGGGAAGCAAGTTTTGGACTTGGCGCCGGAAAACTCAGAACGGTATTCAGAGTCGTACTTCCTTCTGCTGTTCCAGGAATTGCCGCCGGTGTTGTTCTTGGAACAGGACGCGTTGTAGGAGAAACTGCAGCACTTATTTACACGGCAGGTACGGTTGCTAAAATTCCGCCAAATCTTATGGGAAGCGGTCGTACACTTGCTGTTCACCTGTATGCACTCTGGTGTGAGGGCCTTAACACCGGTCAGTCTTATGCTACAGCTGTTATTCTGCTTGTAATCGTTCTTATTTTGAACTGGCTGAGCGGACTTTTGGAAAAAGCAGTTACAAAACATCTGGTTGCATAA
- a CDS encoding phosphoribosylaminoimidazolesuccinocarboxamide synthase, translating to MKKIISGKVREVYDLEDGRMVIVTTDRISAFDVILPTMITGKGKVLNALSNFWFDYTKDIVKNHMISSDLKDMPTEFQKPEYEGRTILVKKLKMIPYEVIVRGYMFGSMYDAYKKGENFLGHKFDKEYQQAEKLDEPIVTPSTKAAEGHDINVTIEYMKNDLGEELGSKIEKTAIAIYKKCYEHAYKNGIIIADTKFEFGLDENGELVLGDEVLTPDSSRFWNLAEYKVGTSPKSYDKQFVRDWLKENNLAGDANIKSIPAEIVEKTAALYRECQTKICGK from the coding sequence ATGAAAAAAATCATAAGCGGAAAAGTCCGCGAAGTTTACGATTTGGAAGACGGACGCATGGTAATTGTTACTACAGACAGAATTTCGGCATTTGACGTTATTCTTCCTACAATGATTACCGGCAAGGGAAAGGTTCTTAACGCGCTGTCAAATTTCTGGTTTGACTACACAAAAGACATTGTAAAAAACCACATGATTTCATCTGACCTTAAGGACATGCCGACTGAATTCCAGAAGCCCGAATATGAAGGCCGCACAATTCTCGTAAAAAAACTCAAGATGATTCCTTACGAAGTAATCGTCCGCGGCTACATGTTCGGAAGCATGTACGATGCTTATAAAAAAGGTGAAAACTTTTTGGGCCATAAGTTTGACAAAGAATACCAGCAGGCAGAAAAACTCGACGAGCCGATTGTTACTCCTTCTACAAAAGCTGCAGAAGGCCACGATATAAATGTTACAATTGAATATATGAAAAACGATCTTGGTGAAGAACTCGGATCAAAAATCGAAAAAACTGCAATTGCAATTTACAAGAAGTGTTACGAACACGCTTACAAAAATGGAATTATTATTGCCGATACAAAATTTGAATTCGGTCTTGATGAAAACGGAGAACTGGTTTTGGGTGATGAAGTTCTTACTCCTGACTCAAGCCGTTTCTGGAATCTGGCAGAATACAAAGTCGGAACATCACCAAAAAGTTACGACAAACAGTTTGTACGCGACTGGCTTAAGGAAAACAATCTTGCCGGTGATGCAAACATAAAAAGTATTCCTGCCGAAATTGTAGAAAAGACAGCTGCACTTTACCGCGAGTGTCAGACAAAAATCTGCGGAAAATAA
- a CDS encoding META domain-containing protein, whose product MKKIASILLATAGCALIFSCASTKNVAKETVQPTGDWELIHFEKSGVTRQIAVSTLTVEEEKKGEYSVTGFSGVNDFGGKFTVNGTAVSPAANFISTKMMGPKAAMEFENEYLAFLTSAESWKTFAEEGTEVLEIASKDSTARFRKMTLEGTSWKINAINTGNALVSVESDAMLSFTDNGEVNGNTGINIINFPYTVDNKSHSIKFGQGQITMMAGSPEEMETEKLFLDNLVKVKNYSLTGKTLTLYSKDGAALLSFTKQDLL is encoded by the coding sequence ATGAAAAAAATCGCTTCTATTCTTCTTGCAACAGCAGGATGCGCACTTATTTTTTCCTGCGCAAGTACAAAAAATGTTGCAAAAGAAACTGTACAGCCGACTGGCGACTGGGAACTGATTCACTTTGAAAAGTCTGGGGTTACAAGACAGATTGCCGTTTCTACATTAACAGTGGAAGAAGAGAAAAAAGGTGAATATTCCGTAACAGGATTTTCCGGTGTAAACGACTTTGGCGGAAAATTTACCGTAAACGGAACAGCCGTTTCACCTGCCGCAAATTTCATTTCTACAAAAATGATGGGACCCAAAGCAGCAATGGAATTCGAAAACGAATACCTTGCTTTCCTGACAAGCGCAGAATCGTGGAAAACTTTTGCAGAAGAAGGAACAGAAGTTCTTGAAATTGCCAGCAAAGATTCTACTGCACGCTTTAGAAAAATGACGCTCGAAGGAACCTCATGGAAAATAAATGCAATAAATACAGGCAACGCACTTGTTTCTGTAGAATCAGATGCAATGCTCAGTTTTACAGACAATGGTGAAGTGAACGGCAATACCGGAATCAATATAATTAATTTTCCCTACACGGTGGACAACAAAAGCCATTCAATTAAATTCGGTCAGGGACAGATTACAATGATGGCAGGAAGCCCAGAAGAAATGGAGACAGAAAAATTATTTCTGGACAATTTGGTGAAGGTTAAAAATTATTCACTGACCGGAAAAACACTCACACTCTATTCAAAGGACGGAGCTGCACTTCTTTCTTTCACAAAGCAGGATCTGCTGTAA
- a CDS encoding pseudouridine synthase, translating to MNEIKDNVFLERLDKILVRNKISTFRRVRRLLQTHCLEVNGQQIFDTGFMASPEHDTFTLDKKPLDLFCEKYIVMNKRAGTLCTKKSESIPTVYDDLNKNEFNEEEFQKLHSVGRLDMDTEGLLILTTNGDFSYRLTDPKFHVNKTYFVELKNECNEEKQMEYKNNFQKGIFIPQEKNESAFVSKPAFLEWKTKNSCLLTISEGKFHQVKRMFCAQKNTVTYLKRVSTGTLELDKNLFPGEYRNLTDAELLNLTGENFNATRA from the coding sequence ATGAATGAAATAAAAGACAATGTATTTCTTGAACGGCTGGATAAAATTCTTGTCAGAAACAAAATATCTACATTCAGAAGAGTCCGCAGGCTTTTGCAGACACATTGCCTTGAAGTTAACGGACAACAGATTTTTGACACCGGTTTTATGGCAAGTCCGGAACATGATACATTCACGCTGGATAAAAAACCGCTGGATCTTTTTTGCGAGAAATACATTGTAATGAACAAACGGGCAGGAACTCTTTGCACAAAAAAAAGTGAAAGTATACCAACCGTTTATGATGATTTGAATAAAAATGAATTCAACGAAGAAGAATTTCAAAAACTGCATTCTGTCGGGCGACTTGATATGGACACCGAAGGACTTCTTATTCTTACAACAAACGGTGATTTTTCATACAGACTCACCGACCCTAAATTTCATGTCAACAAAACTTACTTTGTTGAACTCAAAAATGAATGCAATGAAGAGAAGCAAATGGAATACAAGAATAATTTTCAGAAAGGAATTTTTATTCCGCAGGAAAAGAACGAAAGTGCATTTGTTTCAAAACCGGCTTTTCTTGAATGGAAAACCAAAAACTCCTGTCTACTTACAATAAGCGAAGGCAAATTCCACCAGGTAAAACGAATGTTTTGTGCACAAAAAAATACTGTCACTTATTTGAAAAGAGTTTCAACCGGCACACTTGAACTGGACAAAAATCTTTTCCCCGGTGAATACAGAAATCTGACTGACGCAGAGCTTCTGAATCTTACCGGAGAAAATTTTAACGCTACAAGGGCTTAA
- a CDS encoding flavin reductase, with protein sequence MDLKVMNKISYGLFILTARDGTKDNGCVINTAMQVTANPNRIAIAVNKSNYTHDMILKTGEFNISILDESAKFGTFKNFGFKSGRDSDKMVEIKYNRSENGITYLTDECNAYVSAKVCSTVDLGSHTLFIADVTDGQILSSNPSATYAFYHSNIKPAASSAPKKGFICTICGYIYEGDTLPDDFICPICKHPASDFKPL encoded by the coding sequence ATGGATTTAAAAGTAATGAACAAAATCAGTTACGGACTTTTTATTCTTACAGCAAGGGACGGAACTAAAGACAACGGCTGTGTTATCAATACGGCCATGCAGGTTACTGCAAACCCCAACAGAATTGCAATTGCCGTTAATAAGTCCAACTACACTCATGATATGATTTTAAAGACAGGTGAATTCAATATTTCAATTCTTGATGAAAGCGCAAAATTCGGAACGTTCAAAAACTTCGGATTCAAAAGCGGCCGTGATTCAGACAAAATGGTTGAAATAAAATATAACCGTTCAGAAAACGGAATCACTTATCTTACCGATGAATGCAATGCTTATGTTTCTGCAAAAGTCTGTTCAACAGTAGATTTGGGAAGCCACACTTTGTTTATCGCAGACGTAACTGACGGACAGATACTTTCTTCAAATCCTTCTGCAACATACGCTTTCTATCATTCGAATATAAAACCTGCAGCATCTTCGGCTCCCAAAAAAGGATTTATCTGTACAATATGCGGTTACATTTACGAAGGTGACACGCTTCCCGACGATTTTATATGCCCGATCTGCAAACATCCTGCATCGGACTTTAAGCCCTTGTAG
- the phoU gene encoding phosphate signaling complex protein PhoU — translation MRQYFDSQLKELNKSLQNMGSLCEDCITCATQALLTGSSELGDKAIELEHETDICEREIQSLCMKILYTQQPVARDLKTVSAALKMITDLERIGDQGSDIAELLRHTSIDIRSNSSHIAAMADATIKMVTGSVDAFVRHDAQLAVQVARQDDEVDALFTQVKDDVLNMITSGEKHDRNFAEQVLDTLMIAKYLERIGDHAVNVTEAVRMGLGETEEN, via the coding sequence ATGAGACAATATTTTGACAGCCAGTTAAAAGAATTGAATAAGAGTCTTCAGAATATGGGGTCTCTTTGCGAGGACTGCATAACATGTGCAACACAGGCTCTTCTTACAGGTTCTTCAGAACTTGGCGACAAAGCCATTGAACTTGAACACGAGACTGATATCTGTGAAAGGGAAATACAGAGCCTTTGTATGAAAATTCTTTATACACAGCAGCCCGTTGCGAGGGATCTTAAAACTGTAAGTGCCGCTCTTAAAATGATAACCGACCTTGAAAGAATTGGTGATCAGGGAAGCGATATTGCAGAACTTTTGAGACATACAAGCATTGATATCAGAAGCAATTCTTCCCATATTGCGGCCATGGCCGATGCAACAATCAAAATGGTTACCGGAAGTGTTGACGCTTTTGTCCGTCACGATGCACAACTTGCTGTTCAGGTTGCAAGACAGGATGACGAAGTTGATGCACTTTTTACCCAGGTTAAGGATGATGTTCTTAACATGATTACAAGCGGTGAAAAGCATGACAGAAACTTTGCAGAACAGGTTCTTGATACGCTGATGATTGCAAAATATCTTGAACGCATTGGCGACCACGCAGTAAATGTTACAGAAGCTGTACGCATGGGATTGGGAGAAACAGAAGAAAATTAG